From one Enterobacteriaceae endosymbiont of Donacia provostii genomic stretch:
- a CDS encoding 5'-3' exonuclease, producing the protein MKKKIILIDGTFYLYRAYYALPNLTNSHGYPTGAIYGFINMFNKIIKMNVNSYFLIIFDTKGKSFRQKIFNEYKLNRKKMPHNLIIQTKPLYKIIQAMGYNVIYIKNIEADDIIGTLSVYAEKKNYFVFIFSIDKDIAQLVTKNTKIINPINYSISGPKEIYLKYGVYPKFISDLLALSGDSIDNIPGVPGIGKKIGQKLINKLGNLKNIYNNINYINNFNFRGGINIKKKLIQYQKLVFLYHKLTKIKTNIILNKEYLTFKIKPKIKYLKYLFRLYEFNKINN; encoded by the coding sequence ATGAAAAAAAAAATAATTTTAATAGATGGAACATTTTATTTATATCGTGCGTATTATGCTTTACCTAATTTGACTAATAGTCATGGATATCCTACTGGAGCAATTTATGGTTTTATTAATATGTTTAATAAAATTATAAAAATGAATGTTAATAGTTATTTTTTAATTATTTTTGATACTAAGGGAAAATCTTTTAGACAAAAAATTTTTAATGAATATAAATTAAATAGAAAAAAAATGCCTCACAATTTAATTATACAAACTAAACCATTGTATAAAATTATACAGGCTATGGGATATAATGTTATATATATAAAAAATATAGAAGCTGATGATATAATTGGTACTTTATCAGTATATGCAGAGAAAAAAAATTATTTTGTTTTTATTTTTAGTATAGATAAAGATATAGCTCAATTAGTTACAAAAAATACTAAAATAATAAATCCAATTAACTATTCTATTTCTGGACCAAAAGAAATATATCTTAAATATGGAGTATACCCAAAATTTATTAGCGATTTATTAGCGTTAAGTGGGGATTCTATAGATAATATTCCTGGAGTTCCAGGAATAGGAAAAAAAATCGGTCAAAAATTAATTAATAAATTAGGAAATTTAAAAAATATTTATAATAATATAAATTATATAAATAATTTTAATTTTAGAGGAGGGATAAATATTAAAAAAAAATTAATACAATATCAAAAATTAGTGTTTTTATATCATAAATTAACAAAAATTAAAACTAATATTATTCTTAATAAAGAATATTTAACATTTAAAATTAAACCTAAAATAAAATATTTAAAATATTTATTTAGATTATATGAATTTAATAAAATTAATAACTGA
- the parC gene encoding DNA topoisomerase IV subunit A yields MNKLFKKNTIESIQLDKFAENAYLNYSIYVISDRALPHIGDGLKPVQRRIIYAMSELGLKSSSKYKKSARTIGDVIGKYHPHGDIACYEAMVLMAQNFSYRYPLIEGQGNWGAQDDPKSFAAMRYTESRLSKYSNILLNEIEQGTVDFIPNFDGTLLEPKILPACLPNIILNGSTGIAVGMATDIPPHNIGEISNALIKIIDYPNIKLNDILNIIQGPDFPTGSEIITAKDEIYKIYKKGKGSIKLRAIWEIKDNSVIITSLPYQISGIRIIEQITTQMRNKKLPMIEDIRDESDYENPTRIVITIRNNFSYLKIEKIMLHLFSITDLEKSYRINLNMIGLNNKPSVKNLIEILSEWIFFRKIIIKKRLNFNLKKIVQKLHIIEGLLIVYSNLEKFIQIIRLNLDPKSIFKKKFHLTNLQIETLLNFKLRSISLIEENNLRNQKKKLDIEHKNIIKILSSEKKINTLLKQEILLISKNYSDQRRSIFKKRKEAKLLNESELISSEPITIILSKMGWIRCAKGHTIDPLNLHYKSGDSFLLSIKGKKNQTMVILDSTGRSYSIDIVSLPAARSQGELLNAKLNISEGSTIKNLLIESNNKEILLSASSGYGFICKFNDLIACNRNGKLSIILSKNTEILSPLIIKDNNDKILTVSLLNRFLLFSINEIPRLSRGKGSRLIFINKQDFIKNKDKLKWIFLINKNSLIYIKTNTEQFILNYKEIKKFYSLKGKKGFFYKNIKNIKDIFIKNKI; encoded by the coding sequence ATGAATAAATTATTTAAAAAAAATACTATAGAATCTATACAATTAGACAAATTTGCAGAAAATGCTTATTTAAATTATTCTATTTATGTAATTTCTGATAGGGCATTACCACATATAGGAGATGGATTAAAACCAGTTCAAAGAAGAATTATATATGCTATGTCTGAATTAGGATTAAAATCTTCATCTAAATATAAAAAATCTGCTAGAACTATTGGTGACGTAATAGGAAAATATCATCCACATGGAGATATAGCATGTTATGAAGCAATGGTTTTAATGGCACAAAATTTTTCTTATAGATACCCCTTAATAGAAGGGCAGGGTAATTGGGGGGCACAAGATGATCCAAAATCATTTGCTGCAATGAGATATACAGAATCTCGATTATCAAAATATTCTAATATTTTATTAAATGAAATAGAACAAGGTACAGTAGATTTTATTCCTAATTTTGATGGAACATTATTAGAACCTAAAATATTACCTGCATGTTTACCTAATATTATCTTAAATGGATCAACAGGTATTGCAGTAGGAATGGCTACAGATATTCCTCCTCATAATATTGGGGAAATATCGAATGCATTAATTAAAATTATTGATTATCCTAATATTAAATTAAATGATATTTTAAATATAATACAAGGTCCAGATTTTCCAACAGGAAGTGAAATTATAACAGCAAAAGATGAAATATATAAAATATATAAAAAAGGTAAGGGTTCAATAAAATTAAGAGCAATATGGGAAATTAAAGATAATTCAGTAATTATTACATCATTACCATATCAAATTTCAGGAATACGTATTATTGAACAAATTACTACACAAATGAGAAATAAAAAATTACCAATGATTGAAGATATTAGAGATGAATCTGATTATGAAAATCCAACAAGAATAGTAATTACTATTCGTAATAATTTTAGTTATTTAAAAATTGAAAAAATTATGTTACATTTATTTTCTATTACAGATTTAGAAAAAAGTTATCGTATTAATTTAAATATGATTGGTTTAAATAATAAACCATCTGTAAAAAATTTAATTGAAATATTATCAGAATGGATTTTTTTTAGAAAAATAATAATTAAGAAACGTTTAAATTTTAATTTAAAAAAAATAGTTCAAAAATTACATATTATAGAAGGATTATTAATTGTATATTCAAATTTAGAAAAATTTATTCAAATTATTAGATTAAATTTAGATCCTAAATCTATTTTTAAAAAAAAATTTCATTTAACTAATCTTCAAATAGAAACTTTATTAAATTTTAAACTACGTTCTATTTCGTTAATAGAAGAAAATAATTTAAGAAATCAAAAAAAAAAATTGGATATAGAACATAAAAATATTATAAAAATATTATCTTCAGAGAAAAAAATTAATACTTTACTAAAACAAGAAATATTATTAATTTCTAAAAATTATAGTGATCAACGTCGTTCAATTTTTAAAAAAAGGAAAGAAGCGAAATTATTAAATGAATCAGAATTAATTTCAAGTGAACCTATTACTATTATTTTATCAAAAATGGGATGGATTAGATGTGCTAAAGGACATACTATAGATCCTTTAAATCTACATTATAAATCCGGGGATTCATTTTTACTTTCTATAAAAGGAAAGAAAAATCAGACTATGGTGATTTTAGATTCTACTGGACGTAGTTATAGTATTGATATCGTTTCTTTACCAGCAGCAAGAAGTCAAGGAGAACTTTTAAATGCTAAATTAAATATTTCTGAAGGATCTACAATAAAAAATTTATTAATAGAATCTAATAATAAAGAAATTCTTTTATCTGCTAGTTCAGGTTATGGTTTTATATGTAAATTTAATGATTTAATTGCTTGTAATAGAAATGGAAAATTATCTATTATTTTATCTAAAAATACAGAAATATTATCCCCTTTAATTATCAAAGATAATAATGATAAAATATTAACCGTATCTTTATTAAATAGATTTTTATTATTTTCAATAAATGAAATTCCTAGATTATCTAGAGGAAAGGGTAGTAGATTAATTTTCATTAATAAACAAGATTTTATTAAAAATAAAGATAAATTAAAATGGATATTTTTAATTAATAAAAATTCTTTAATTTACATAAAAACTAATACAGAACAATTTATTTTAAATTATAAAGAAATAAAAAAATTTTATTCTTTAAAAGGTAAAAAAGGTTTTTTTTATAAAAATATAAAAAATATTAAAGATATTTTTATTAAAAATAAAATTTAA
- a CDS encoding RluA family pseudouridine synthase, with protein sequence MKINTVFCKKKIVWQAQNIILNIIYEDKHILVINKNSNIIVHPGTKNTKNTLFNAILYYYPYARNIPRAGIIHRLDKDTTGLMIIAKNINSYFFLKQELKNHNIIRNYEAIVNGIIKNNKIINLPIKRIYKKNNIYMNVHPLGKPSMTKIFVKNIFKNYTHLKIQLTTGRTHQIRVHLSHIKHSIIGDKIYKNHNIFNKTKIYENKIKKIINRQALHAYHIKFIHPFYKTYIKLNTVLPDDINNLIFFLKNVIF encoded by the coding sequence ATTAAAATTAATACTGTTTTTTGTAAAAAAAAAATTGTATGGCAAGCACAAAATATAATTTTAAATATTATTTATGAAGATAAACATATTTTAGTTATTAATAAAAATTCTAATATTATTGTACATCCTGGTACTAAAAATACAAAAAATACTTTATTTAATGCAATATTATATTATTATCCATACGCAAGAAATATTCCTAGAGCAGGAATTATACATAGATTAGATAAAGATACCACAGGATTAATGATAATAGCTAAAAATATAAATTCTTATTTTTTTTTAAAACAAGAACTTAAAAATCATAATATAATTAGAAATTATGAAGCTATTGTTAATGGAATTATTAAAAATAATAAAATCATTAATTTACCAATAAAACGTATTTATAAAAAAAATAATATTTATATGAATGTACATCCATTAGGAAAACCTTCTATGACAAAAATTTTTGTAAAAAATATTTTTAAAAATTATACTCATTTAAAAATTCAATTAACAACAGGTCGTACTCATCAAATTAGAGTACATTTATCTCATATTAAACATAGTATAATTGGTGATAAAATTTATAAAAATCATAATATTTTTAATAAAACAAAAATTTATGAAAATAAAATTAAAAAAATAATTAATAGACAAGCTCTACACGCATATCATATAAAATTTATACATCCATTTTATAAAACTTATATAAAATTAAATACAGTATTACCAGATGATATAAATAATTTGATTTTTTTTTTAAAAAATGTTATTTTTTAA
- the thrA gene encoding bifunctional aspartate kinase/homoserine dehydrogenase I, with protein MKVLKFGGTSLQNAEKFLLVSNIVKNYLKKEKIAVVLSAPANITNNLELMINKILEKKNYKKDFIYIKNFFIDLVNNLKKKNNDINMTILNGKINKILSKIKNLLNGIKYINYCPDIIKAKILSQGENFSIILLESLLIIKKYKIYIIYPKKYLLAYGNYLESTVDINKTYQNIKKINLSNINLILMPGFSAVNKNKETVLLGRNGSDYSAAILSVCLKANCCEIWTDVNGIYTADPNIISNTQLLKFISYQEAINLSYFGAKVIHYKTLLPMLKQNIPCVIKNIMDIKNNGTLINHFNINQHLLPKIKGITELKNMSMLNIFGNQNKYMKNIISRILFIIFQSKIPINFITQSSEDCNINLFLMDKNIDNLKSILEEKFYLEFKFNYIKPIKIIKNLSLITLIFNNINYSKNIISNFLQIFKITKTNIIGISQNIFQNYITVAIDKYNTNRIIKIAHEILFHKSKILEIFIIGTGGIGSTLLQQINNNIDFFKKKNIFLKIYTILNTKYSLIDFNGINIKNWQKKIKYNISKNNQIKYLLQNIKKHKLINPVIIDCTSSQEIADQYINFLNSGLNIIAVNKKANSSSIKYYNDIRLISSKLNLKFLYETNVGAGLPVINTLKNLLKTGDQIKKFIGILSGSLSFIFGKLEEGMILSKSIIMAQEMGFTEPDPRIDLTGIDVARKLLILAREIGFQIELKDIIIESVIPSKLNKNNSIKEFFYSLSEIDQIYMEKIQNAKKNHQVLRYIGSISDKGICKVEIIKINNNHPFFNIKNGENSFAFYTNYYQPYPLVLRGYGAGNNVTAAGVLTDLLHILK; from the coding sequence ATGAAAGTATTAAAATTTGGCGGTACTTCATTACAGAATGCAGAAAAATTTTTATTAGTATCAAATATAGTTAAAAATTATTTGAAAAAAGAAAAAATAGCTGTTGTCTTATCTGCTCCTGCAAATATTACAAATAATTTAGAATTAATGATTAATAAAATTTTAGAAAAAAAAAATTATAAAAAAGATTTTATATACATAAAAAATTTTTTTATAGATTTAGTTAATAATTTAAAAAAAAAAAATAATGATATAAATATGACCATTTTAAATGGTAAAATAAATAAAATTTTATCAAAAATAAAAAATTTGTTAAATGGTATTAAATATATTAATTATTGTCCAGATATAATTAAGGCAAAAATTTTATCACAAGGAGAAAATTTTTCTATTATTTTATTAGAATCTTTATTAATAATAAAAAAGTATAAAATATATATTATTTATCCAAAAAAATATTTATTAGCTTATGGTAATTATTTAGAATCTACTGTGGATATTAATAAAACTTATCAAAATATTAAAAAAATTAATTTATCTAATATTAATTTAATCTTAATGCCTGGATTTTCTGCTGTTAATAAAAATAAAGAGACTGTTCTATTAGGTAGAAATGGTTCAGATTATTCTGCTGCAATATTATCTGTTTGTTTAAAAGCTAATTGTTGTGAAATTTGGACAGACGTTAATGGTATTTATACTGCAGATCCTAATATTATATCTAATACACAATTATTAAAATTTATTAGTTATCAAGAAGCAATAAATTTATCATATTTTGGAGCTAAAGTAATTCATTATAAAACATTATTACCTATGTTAAAACAAAATATTCCTTGTGTTATAAAAAATATCATGGATATTAAAAATAATGGAACTTTAATTAATCATTTTAATATAAATCAACATTTATTACCAAAAATCAAAGGTATTACTGAATTAAAAAATATGTCAATGTTAAATATTTTTGGTAATCAGAATAAATATATGAAAAATATAATATCAAGAATATTATTTATTATATTTCAATCTAAAATACCTATTAATTTTATTACTCAATCATCTGAAGATTGTAATATTAATTTATTTTTAATGGATAAAAATATAGATAATCTAAAATCTATATTAGAAGAAAAATTTTATTTAGAATTTAAATTCAATTATATTAAACCAATAAAAATTATTAAAAATTTATCATTGATTACTTTAATTTTTAATAATATTAATTATTCTAAAAATATAATTTCTAATTTTTTACAAATATTTAAAATAACAAAAACAAATATTATTGGTATATCACAAAATATATTTCAAAATTATATTACTGTTGCTATAGATAAATATAATACAAATCGGATTATAAAAATAGCACATGAAATTTTATTTCATAAAAGTAAAATATTAGAAATTTTTATTATAGGTACTGGAGGTATTGGAAGTACCTTGTTACAACAAATTAATAATAACATAGATTTTTTTAAAAAAAAAAATATTTTTTTAAAGATTTATACTATTTTAAATACAAAGTATTCATTAATAGATTTTAATGGAATTAATATAAAAAATTGGCAAAAAAAAATCAAATATAATATTTCAAAAAATAATCAAATAAAATATTTATTACAAAATATTAAAAAACATAAATTAATTAATCCAGTTATCATTGATTGTACTTCCTCTCAAGAAATTGCAGATCAATATATTAATTTTTTAAACTCTGGTTTAAATATAATTGCTGTCAATAAAAAAGCAAATTCTTCCAGTATAAAATACTATAATGATATACGTTTAATATCAAGTAAATTAAATTTAAAATTTTTATATGAAACAAATGTTGGTGCTGGTTTACCAGTTATTAATACTTTAAAAAATTTATTAAAAACAGGTGATCAAATTAAAAAATTTATTGGAATTTTATCTGGATCATTATCATTTATTTTTGGTAAATTAGAAGAAGGAATGATTTTATCTAAATCCATAATAATGGCCCAAGAAATGGGTTTTACAGAACCAGATCCCCGTATAGATCTTACTGGTATTGATGTAGCTAGAAAATTACTTATATTAGCTAGAGAAATTGGTTTTCAAATAGAATTAAAAGATATTATTATTGAATCTGTTATACCTAGTAAATTAAATAAAAATAATTCTATTAAAGAATTTTTTTACTCTTTATCAGAAATAGATCAAATATATATGGAAAAAATTCAAAATGCAAAAAAAAATCATCAAGTTTTACGTTATATAGGAAGCATAAGTGATAAAGGTATATGTAAAGTAGAAATTATTAAAATTAATAATAATCATCCGTTTTTTAATATTAAAAATGGAGAAAATTCTTTTGCTTTTTATACTAATTATTATCAACCTTATCCTTTAGTACTTAGAGGATATGGTGCTGGTAATAATGTTACTGCAGCGGGGGTATTAACTGATTTATTGCATATTTTGAAATAA
- the bamD gene encoding outer membrane protein assembly factor BamD, translated as MFIFILLTTLNCKYNTYEEKYFNIFLKTEYIKAIQLLSDKKYDKALLKFEDLYLKYPYNIYTEKVLVFLIYINYLEHNFLVVLELIDEFLLLYDSSNFTSYIFYIKILAELSLDTNNTIQNLFKTNRNYCNPFYTKLAINDTKFFFKKYPNSIYNIFLKKKLIYMIKRMKIFELNIIRYYYQQKKYLSTINRCLIFLKDYPYDNNLIKKILNNSLNKLK; from the coding sequence ATGTTCATATTTATATTATTAACTACATTAAATTGTAAATATAATACATACGAAGAAAAATATTTCAATATTTTTTTAAAAACAGAGTATATAAAAGCTATACAACTATTATCTGATAAAAAATATGATAAAGCTTTATTAAAATTTGAAGATTTATATTTAAAATATCCATATAATATATACACTGAAAAAGTTTTAGTTTTTTTAATTTATATAAATTATTTAGAACATAATTTTTTAGTGGTTTTAGAATTAATTGATGAATTTTTACTATTATACGATTCTTCTAATTTTACAAGTTATATTTTTTATATTAAAATTCTTGCAGAATTATCTTTAGATACTAATAATACAATACAAAATTTATTCAAAACTAATAGAAATTATTGTAATCCGTTTTATACTAAATTAGCTATTAATGATACAAAATTTTTTTTTAAAAAATATCCAAATAGTATTTATAATATTTTTTTAAAAAAAAAATTAATTTATATGATAAAACGTATGAAAATTTTTGAATTAAATATTATTAGATATTATTATCAACAAAAAAAATATTTATCAACAATTAATAGATGTTTAATCTTTTTAAAAGATTATCCATATGATAATAATTTAATAAAAAAAATTTTAAATAATTCCTTAAATAAATTAAAATAA
- the tyrA gene encoding bifunctional chorismate mutase/prephenate dehydrogenase, with amino-acid sequence MINQINLLRNQIDILDKELLNILKKRIDLVKKIGLIKYKNGLPIYIPEREKNIITLRKKEAIKKGISPDFIEDILYRIINESYVHEKTKIFKNIKPDFPKILIISNNKIGNFFKKMLILTGYSIHYIKEKNLNINNDINHIFNNIGMVIINVSIYCLKKIVKKLLILPKNCIIIDLSPMKKISFNMILKIYKGPVLGLYPLFNIKKNFFLKESIMYLHGRNKTIYSWFLKQIKVWGISIYNINIIKHDQYIFFIESLKYFLVFTYINLFTINKISLNEISILSKSINDLHLFIFNNFFIDNKELYRNILLQFKNNKKNIKKYLNFINHLFFLIKNNKLDKIKNIFTKIKNEFK; translated from the coding sequence ATGATTAATCAAATAAATTTATTACGTAACCAAATAGATATTTTAGATAAAGAACTATTAAATATTTTAAAAAAAAGAATAGATTTAGTTAAAAAAATTGGATTAATAAAATATAAAAATGGATTACCTATATACATTCCAGAAAGAGAAAAAAATATAATTACATTAAGAAAAAAAGAAGCAATAAAAAAAGGAATATCTCCTGATTTTATAGAAGATATATTATATCGTATAATTAATGAATCATATGTTCATGAAAAAACTAAAATTTTTAAAAATATAAAACCAGATTTTCCTAAAATACTTATTATTAGTAATAATAAAATAGGTAATTTTTTTAAAAAAATGTTAATATTAACAGGCTATAGTATTCATTATATTAAAGAAAAAAATTTAAATATAAATAATGATATAAATCATATTTTTAATAATATAGGAATGGTTATTATTAATGTATCAATATATTGTTTAAAAAAAATTGTTAAAAAATTATTAATTTTACCTAAAAATTGTATTATCATTGATTTATCTCCTATGAAAAAAATATCATTTAATATGATTTTAAAAATATATAAAGGACCTGTTTTAGGTTTATATCCATTATTTAATATAAAAAAAAATTTCTTTTTAAAAGAATCTATAATGTATCTTCATGGAAGAAATAAAACCATATATTCTTGGTTTTTAAAACAAATAAAAGTTTGGGGGATAAGTATATATAATATTAATATCATAAAACATGATCAATATATATTTTTTATAGAATCTTTAAAATATTTTTTGGTATTTACATATATTAATTTATTTACTATAAATAAAATTTCATTAAACGAAATATCTATTCTATCAAAATCTATAAATGATTTACATTTATTTATTTTTAATAATTTTTTTATTGATAATAAAGAATTATATAGAAATATTTTATTACAATTTAAAAATAATAAAAAAAATATTAAAAAATATTTAAATTTTATAAATCATTTATTTTTTTTAATTAAAAATAATAAACTAGATAAAATAAAAAATATATTTACCAAAATAAAAAATGAATTTAAATAA
- a CDS encoding 3-deoxy-7-phosphoheptulonate synthase: protein MQKNNFDNKNHLITPKELKNKLSISQDIKNNIIMSRKIISNIIKGKDSRILIICGPCSIHNIKEAIEYGNLLKNLSLKVKNLYIVMRVYFEKPRTILGWKGLINDPYMNNTFNINKGLYLARKLLIKLAIKNILLATEILDLNTYQYIDDLLSWVAIGARTVESQIHREVSSLIDIPVGFKNNTSGDINSAINAIQASAIKHHFISSDENGKLYIAHSKGNKNCHIILRGGKKPNYHKNDIIKCEKNLLNVKLKSKIMIDCNHGNSNKDYKKQVSIMKSIISQIKEGNKSIMGIMIESYIYQGNQILDMKNNDKLKYGISITDGCLDFLSTKKILLEIDNELNLIFKKYFFK, encoded by the coding sequence ATGCAAAAAAATAATTTTGATAATAAAAATCATTTAATTACTCCTAAAGAATTAAAAAATAAATTATCAATATCTCAAGATATTAAAAATAATATAATAATGTCACGTAAAATTATATCAAATATTATTAAGGGTAAAGATTCTAGAATTTTAATTATTTGTGGACCATGTTCAATACATAATATTAAAGAAGCCATAGAATATGGAAATTTATTAAAAAATTTATCTTTAAAAGTAAAAAATTTATATATTGTTATGAGAGTATATTTTGAAAAACCTAGAACAATTTTAGGATGGAAGGGATTAATTAATGATCCATATATGAACAATACCTTTAATATAAATAAAGGATTATATTTAGCACGAAAATTATTAATAAAATTAGCTATTAAAAATATTTTATTAGCAACTGAAATATTAGATCTTAATACATATCAATATATTGATGATTTATTAAGTTGGGTTGCTATTGGAGCGCGTACAGTAGAATCTCAAATTCATAGAGAAGTATCTTCTCTAATAGATATTCCAGTAGGTTTTAAAAATAATACAAGTGGTGATATTAATTCAGCAATTAATGCAATTCAAGCATCAGCTATAAAACATCATTTTATAAGTTCTGATGAAAATGGAAAGTTATATATAGCACATTCTAAAGGAAATAAAAATTGTCATATTATTTTAAGAGGTGGTAAAAAACCTAATTATCATAAAAATGATATTATTAAATGTGAAAAAAATTTATTGAATGTCAAGTTAAAATCTAAAATTATGATAGATTGTAATCATGGAAATTCTAATAAAGATTATAAAAAACAAGTTTCAATAATGAAATCTATAATTTCTCAAATTAAAGAAGGTAATAAATCTATTATGGGTATAATGATAGAAAGTTATATTTATCAAGGAAATCAGATTTTAGATATGAAAAATAATGATAAATTAAAATATGGAATTTCAATTACGGATGGATGTTTAGATTTTTTATCTACAAAAAAAATTTTGTTAGAAATAGATAATGAATTAAATTTAATATTTAAAAAATATTTTTTTAAATAA
- a CDS encoding S4 domain-containing protein — translation MKNINLVLKVDCLYNKQRLDVFLTKKILQFSRTEIKNFILCNKVIINNNIINIPKKKFL, via the coding sequence ATGAAAAATATTAATTTAGTTTTAAAAGTTGATTGTTTATATAATAAACAAAGATTAGATGTTTTTCTTACTAAAAAAATTTTACAATTCTCTAGAACAGAAATAAAAAATTTTATACTGTGCAATAAAGTTATAATAAATAATAATATTATTAATATTCCTAAAAAAAAGTTTTTATAG
- a CDS encoding DsbA family protein: MINIKKKSILFFSMLFLLLVTSNNCFAYRNPPKEPFYEVLTKEDQLLYNKEFNNKPVIVEFFSFLCPHCYEFYKNINKKIFINKIPKNTKIIKIHYSKIGQENGFATLLGYAWVVAKILNVENKVIGPIFDGIHNTNTIHDYKSIKKLFVKVTGITENAFDAAWDSNIAKILFEKDYDLVEKLDINLVPNIFINNKYIINLSSLYAVYKDHFYSHYINLILKLLKK; the protein is encoded by the coding sequence ATGATAAATATAAAAAAAAAAAGTATATTATTTTTTAGTATGTTATTTTTATTATTAGTTACATCTAATAATTGTTTTGCATATAGAAATCCACCAAAAGAACCATTTTATGAAGTTTTAACAAAAGAAGATCAATTATTATATAATAAAGAATTTAATAATAAACCAGTTATAGTAGAATTTTTTTCATTTTTATGTCCTCATTGTTATGAATTTTACAAAAATATTAATAAAAAAATCTTTATAAATAAAATACCTAAAAATACTAAAATTATAAAAATTCATTATAGTAAAATTGGACAAGAAAATGGATTTGCTACTTTATTAGGTTATGCTTGGGTTGTTGCTAAAATATTAAATGTAGAAAATAAAGTTATAGGTCCTATTTTTGACGGTATTCATAATACTAATACAATACATGATTATAAATCCATAAAAAAACTTTTTGTAAAAGTTACAGGTATAACTGAAAATGCATTTGATGCTGCATGGGATAGTAATATTGCAAAAATATTATTTGAAAAAGATTATGATTTAGTTGAAAAATTAGATATAAATTTAGTCCCAAATATTTTTATTAATAATAAATATATAATTAATTTATCTTCATTATATGCTGTTTATAAAGATCATTTTTATTCACATTATATAAATTTAATATTAAAACTTTTAAAAAAATAA